One window of Hymenobacter sp. BRD128 genomic DNA carries:
- a CDS encoding SDR family NAD(P)-dependent oxidoreductase: MRFQDKVVIITGGASGIGLAIAKRLASEGARIVLADINQTNLDQAAPDVQKFGAPEVLPTICNVADENQVIATVQATLAKFGRLDVIINNAGLMQFKPLEELDGEDWLRVLSVDLLGAFYFTKQAFLHMKPGGNIVNVASIHAIATEALVAPYAAAKAAVLSLTRSAVIEGKPKGIRTNVVLPGAIDTPMLWNNPNVKSGVEKINPSDVGKPEDVAAMVAYLASDDAAFVQGAEVRVDGGRLDHL, translated from the coding sequence ATGCGCTTTCAGGATAAAGTAGTTATCATCACCGGCGGCGCCAGCGGCATTGGCCTGGCCATCGCCAAGCGGCTAGCCTCGGAAGGCGCCCGCATCGTGCTGGCCGACATCAACCAGACCAATCTTGACCAAGCCGCGCCCGACGTGCAAAAATTCGGCGCGCCCGAGGTGCTGCCTACCATCTGCAACGTGGCCGATGAAAACCAGGTAATCGCCACCGTGCAAGCTACCCTAGCCAAGTTTGGTCGCCTCGACGTGATTATTAATAACGCCGGCCTCATGCAGTTCAAGCCCCTCGAAGAACTCGACGGCGAAGACTGGCTGCGGGTGCTGAGCGTGGATTTGCTAGGGGCATTTTACTTCACCAAGCAGGCGTTTCTGCACATGAAGCCGGGCGGCAATATCGTGAACGTGGCCAGCATCCACGCCATCGCTACCGAGGCGCTGGTGGCGCCCTACGCGGCGGCCAAGGCGGCGGTGCTCTCGCTCACGCGCTCGGCCGTGATTGAGGGTAAGCCCAAGGGCATCCGTACCAATGTGGTGCTACCCGGCGCCATCGACACACCCATGCTCTGGAACAATCCCAACGTAAAGTCAGGCGTCGAAAAAATCAACCCTAGCGACGTGGGCAAGCCCGAAGACGTGGCCGCCATGGTCGCCTACCTGGCCTCGGATGATGCGGCTTTCGTGCAGGGCGCCGAGGTGCGCGTGGATGGCGGGCGGCTGGACCACTTGTAA
- a CDS encoding family 1 glycosylhydrolase — protein sequence MAASQFLFATGIENSYPTIQNGKVRQDEMEKCGHYKFWQKDFELVQELGIEYLRYGPPIHTTWLGPGRYNWDFADATFGDLLKRNIMPIVDLCHFGVPDWLGNFQNPDFPALFGQYAGDFARRFPWVQLYTPVNEMYICAEFSALYGWWNEQLSSDQAFVTALKYIVKANVLAMHAILAVRPDALFIQSESSEYFHASNPEAIKPAEVLNAKRFLSLDLNYGRRVDSDMYEYLMDSGMTREEYHFFLDNNLKHQCIMGNDYYWTNEHRVRPDGSTTASGEIFGYHVITTQYHDRYQLPVMHTETNRWQGPEGDEAVNWLWKEWANVLRVRNDGVPIVGFTWYSLTDQVDWDTALRESNGNLNPLGLYDLNRNIRPVGEAYKKLISQWRQVLPTQTACLQIPLVMPQESNDAWAKQQQATAQAAQSQPAVAVANAPLQDNH from the coding sequence ATGGCTGCTTCCCAATTTCTTTTCGCTACCGGCATCGAAAACAGTTATCCCACCATCCAAAACGGCAAAGTGCGCCAGGATGAGATGGAAAAATGCGGCCACTACAAGTTTTGGCAGAAGGATTTTGAGCTGGTGCAGGAGCTGGGCATCGAGTACCTGCGCTACGGCCCGCCCATTCACACTACCTGGCTAGGGCCGGGCAGATACAACTGGGACTTTGCCGATGCCACGTTTGGCGACTTGCTGAAGCGCAACATTATGCCCATCGTGGACTTGTGCCACTTCGGGGTGCCCGACTGGCTGGGCAATTTTCAAAATCCCGATTTTCCGGCGCTGTTTGGGCAATACGCCGGCGATTTTGCCCGGCGATTTCCGTGGGTGCAGCTCTACACGCCGGTGAATGAGATGTACATCTGCGCCGAATTTTCGGCCCTTTACGGGTGGTGGAACGAGCAGCTGAGCAGCGACCAAGCGTTCGTGACGGCCCTCAAGTACATTGTGAAGGCCAACGTACTGGCCATGCACGCCATCCTGGCCGTGCGGCCCGATGCGCTGTTTATTCAGAGTGAGTCGAGCGAGTATTTCCACGCTTCCAACCCCGAGGCTATCAAGCCCGCGGAGGTATTGAATGCCAAGCGCTTTCTGTCGCTGGACCTGAACTACGGCCGCCGCGTGGATTCGGATATGTATGAGTACCTGATGGATAGTGGCATGACGCGCGAGGAATACCACTTCTTTCTGGATAATAATCTGAAGCACCAGTGCATCATGGGCAATGATTATTACTGGACCAATGAGCACCGCGTGCGGCCCGACGGCAGCACCACGGCATCGGGCGAAATATTTGGCTACCACGTCATTACCACCCAGTACCACGACCGCTACCAACTGCCCGTAATGCACACCGAAACCAACCGCTGGCAGGGTCCCGAGGGCGACGAGGCCGTGAACTGGCTCTGGAAGGAATGGGCCAACGTGCTGCGCGTGCGCAACGACGGTGTGCCCATCGTGGGCTTTACGTGGTACTCGCTCACCGACCAGGTAGACTGGGATACGGCCCTGCGCGAAAGCAACGGCAACCTGAACCCGCTAGGCCTGTACGACTTGAACCGCAATATCCGGCCGGTAGGTGAGGCGTATAAAAAGCTTATCAGCCAGTGGCGGCAGGTGCTGCCTACCCAAACGGCCTGCCTGCAAATACCGCTCGTGATGCCTCAGGAAAGCAACGACGCCTGGGCCAAGCAGCAGCAAGCTACTGCGCAGGCTGCTCAAAGCCAGCCCGCAGTAGCCGTCGCCAACGCGCCGCTGCAAGACAACCATTAA
- a CDS encoding transglutaminase-like domain-containing protein, translating into MTTNEIKALISLLDDPEIAPQIQGEIQNLGEAIIPFLEESWEETLDPQQQRRLEDLIHNLQFEGLQQRLRVWRDSGAQDLLEGMWLLNSYQYPDADLQALNRAIEQLRFEAWTLLRPEMHPADQVQVLNHVIFRNHKFAANTQHFHSPANSMLHRVLETKRGNPLSLCVIYLLVAQRLDLPVFGVNLPNLFVLTYQLYKDADAKPVLPFYINCYNRGVILSKADIEHYVGQLGITSQDSFYEPCTHLDIVRRAMRNLQVGFEKLQEPAKAEEVAQLLAILLEQDEPGPDTDDEE; encoded by the coding sequence ATGACTACCAACGAAATCAAAGCGCTTATCTCGCTGCTCGACGACCCGGAAATCGCTCCCCAGATTCAGGGCGAAATTCAGAATCTGGGTGAGGCTATCATTCCCTTTCTCGAAGAATCCTGGGAAGAAACCCTCGACCCCCAGCAGCAGCGTCGCCTCGAAGACCTTATTCATAATCTGCAATTTGAGGGCTTGCAGCAGCGCCTGCGGGTGTGGCGCGACTCGGGCGCCCAAGATTTGCTGGAAGGCATGTGGCTGCTGAATTCGTACCAATACCCCGATGCCGACTTACAGGCCCTGAACCGCGCCATTGAGCAGCTGCGCTTCGAGGCCTGGACGCTGCTGCGCCCCGAGATGCACCCCGCCGACCAGGTGCAGGTGCTCAACCACGTTATTTTTCGCAATCACAAGTTTGCCGCCAACACCCAGCACTTTCACTCGCCGGCCAACTCGATGCTGCACCGGGTGCTCGAAACCAAGCGTGGCAACCCCTTGTCGCTCTGCGTTATCTACCTGCTGGTGGCCCAGCGGCTCGACCTGCCGGTGTTTGGCGTGAACCTGCCCAACTTGTTTGTGCTGACCTATCAGCTCTACAAGGATGCCGACGCCAAGCCGGTGCTGCCCTTCTACATTAACTGCTACAACCGGGGTGTCATTCTGTCGAAGGCTGATATTGAGCACTACGTGGGCCAGCTCGGCATCACCTCGCAAGACAGCTTTTACGAGCCCTGCACCCACCTCGACATCGTGCGCCGCGCCATGCGCAACCTGCAAGTAGGCTTCGAAAAATTGCAGGAACCCGCTAAGGCCGAAGAAGTTGCCCAGCTGCTAGCCATCCTGCTGGAGCAGGACGAGCCCGGCCCCGACACCGACGACGAAGAATAG
- a CDS encoding redoxin domain-containing protein has product MSFRKLPVLLAAALLLATVTVGIARAQGTVGDFTVQKTGGGSTSLSAFAGQKAVVVVFMNPACAYTRLYQERLAALSSAYSGRGVQFMFVNVPINLDTAEGAGGGSLATFTDEGAASAALGVSKTTEAVVLQPAGSGFAVRYRGAIDDNPQIASGVQQHYLQQVLDNVLAGRAAGVADKRAAGCLIKR; this is encoded by the coding sequence ATGTCTTTTCGCAAACTTCCGGTCTTGCTCGCGGCGGCCCTGTTGCTGGCCACCGTTACGGTAGGCATTGCCCGTGCCCAGGGGACCGTGGGTGATTTTACGGTGCAAAAAACCGGCGGTGGCAGCACCTCGCTCAGTGCCTTCGCCGGCCAAAAAGCAGTGGTTGTGGTGTTTATGAACCCGGCCTGCGCCTACACCCGCCTCTATCAGGAGCGCCTGGCGGCCCTCAGCAGTGCCTACAGCGGCCGGGGCGTGCAGTTTATGTTCGTCAACGTGCCCATCAACCTCGACACGGCCGAAGGTGCCGGCGGCGGCTCGCTAGCCACCTTCACCGATGAGGGCGCCGCCAGCGCCGCCCTGGGCGTGTCAAAAACCACCGAGGCCGTGGTACTCCAGCCCGCGGGCTCGGGCTTCGCGGTGCGCTACCGGGGGGCTATTGATGATAATCCCCAGATAGCCAGCGGCGTGCAGCAGCATTATTTGCAGCAGGTGCTCGACAACGTGCTGGCCGGCCGCGCCGCCGGCGTGGCCGACAAGCGCGCCGCCGGCTGCCTTATTAAACGATAA
- a CDS encoding 4'-phosphopantetheinyl transferase superfamily protein — translation MPLHSITPLASGPLLGLWHLTETPAALWPQLAEAAAYAPLLPARADGPRQAQWLAGRVLVQLLLATRGAPLAMLRNDENGRPFLAGPPALPAVSLSHSGEWVVALLAPPGAAVGIDVELVRDKARRIARKFLNEEELAASETITLAGSPEAGPSLELFSLLWSAKETLYKLAGQRGLIFRETLLLDLPAGTWPLPGTLPARLQLNGTSSRHQICYLRPAAGYVLTYCC, via the coding sequence ATGCCGCTTCATTCGATTACGCCCCTAGCCAGCGGCCCGCTACTGGGCCTCTGGCACCTCACCGAAACGCCCGCCGCCCTCTGGCCCCAGCTGGCCGAGGCGGCGGCCTACGCCCCCCTGCTGCCCGCCCGCGCCGATGGCCCGCGCCAGGCGCAGTGGCTGGCCGGCCGGGTGCTGGTGCAGCTGCTGCTGGCCACCCGCGGCGCACCGCTAGCTATGCTGCGCAACGATGAAAACGGCCGACCTTTTTTAGCAGGGCCGCCAGCACTGCCCGCCGTATCGCTGTCGCACTCGGGCGAGTGGGTGGTGGCGCTGCTAGCCCCGCCCGGTGCGGCCGTGGGCATCGACGTAGAGCTGGTGCGCGACAAGGCCCGGCGCATTGCCCGCAAGTTTCTTAATGAGGAGGAACTAGCTGCCAGTGAAACTATTACCCTAGCCGGCAGCCCCGAAGCCGGCCCTTCCCTGGAGCTGTTCAGCCTGCTGTGGAGCGCCAAGGAAACGCTGTACAAGCTGGCCGGCCAGCGGGGCCTTATCTTCCGCGAAACCCTGCTGCTCGACCTGCCGGCGGGCACCTGGCCCCTGCCTGGCACGCTGCCCGCCCGGCTGCAACTAAACGGCACGAGTTCCCGGCACCAGATTTGTTATCTTCGGCCAGCGGCGGGCTACGTGCTCACGTATTGCTGCTAA
- a CDS encoding WD40 repeat domain-containing protein, whose product MLATTPPPRPTATRIGTLAGHRDAVYALAGRPGADRVFSGSADGMVVAWNSARPDADGELLARVENSVYALLELPTRGLLLLGHNFQGVQAIDLPSKTLAFATALPPVAIFEMVYSQSRQRLYCALGDGTLAVLRGDDFRLENLLRISDKSLRCLALHEERGELAVGSSDWKTYILDLDSLAIKTSLVEATNSVFTLAYSPDGQHLLAAGRDAHLRRYLAAEGYPLLDSVVAHMYAINYLAFSGDGRYLASCSLDKSIKLWDPASLSLLRVLDRARAAGHGTSVNKLVWPGAQHRLVSCSDDRSLAVWQISVSSAQ is encoded by the coding sequence ATGCTCGCTACCACGCCCCCGCCTCGCCCCACCGCCACCCGCATCGGCACCCTGGCCGGGCACCGCGACGCGGTGTACGCGCTGGCCGGGCGGCCCGGCGCCGACCGGGTATTTTCGGGCAGCGCCGATGGCATGGTAGTGGCCTGGAACAGTGCCCGGCCCGATGCCGACGGTGAGCTGCTGGCCAGGGTCGAAAACTCGGTGTATGCCCTGCTGGAGCTGCCCACGCGCGGCCTGCTGCTGCTGGGGCACAATTTTCAGGGCGTGCAGGCGATTGATTTGCCGAGCAAAACCTTGGCCTTCGCCACGGCGCTGCCACCGGTCGCCATCTTCGAGATGGTGTATTCGCAGAGCCGCCAGCGCCTGTACTGCGCCCTCGGCGACGGCACGCTGGCCGTGCTGCGCGGCGACGACTTTCGGCTCGAAAACCTACTGCGAATCAGCGATAAGAGCCTGCGCTGCCTGGCTTTGCACGAGGAGCGGGGCGAGCTGGCCGTGGGTAGCTCCGACTGGAAGACGTATATTCTGGACCTCGACTCGCTGGCCATTAAAACCTCGCTGGTCGAGGCTACCAACTCCGTTTTTACGCTCGCTTACTCGCCCGATGGCCAGCATTTGCTGGCGGCTGGCCGCGATGCCCACCTGCGCCGCTACCTGGCTGCCGAAGGCTACCCGCTGCTGGATAGCGTAGTAGCCCACATGTATGCCATCAACTACTTGGCCTTCAGCGGTGATGGACGCTACCTGGCCAGCTGCTCCCTGGATAAAAGCATCAAGCTCTGGGACCCGGCCAGCCTCTCGCTGCTGCGGGTGCTGGATAGGGCGCGCGCGGCCGGCCACGGCACGTCGGTCAATAAGCTGGTTTGGCCGGGCGCGCAACACCGGTTAGTTTCGTGCAGCGATGACCGCAGCCTGGCAGTGTGGCAAATCTCAGTGAGCAGTGCACAATGA
- a CDS encoding DivIVA domain-containing protein has translation MKITALDIRQKTFEKSFRGVDKDEVQAFLSMVSQQWERLGDENRELRLKLDHAQQDVQKMREVESSLYRTLKTAEDTGNSITEQAQRDADLRRREAQLLAEQTLSEARQRARAIVEEAYQTAEKTVTDMQKEVTGLGQECQRLEQQLDTLVRDLHHLASDALEKVERARARPKNAPAAILSRAASVQVKRLADAPAPEPSPAPAMNVSTVPARSSAAAVAPPLAAALAPEPASHPAAPAASPAAAPQGYNPKPGQQPDPGQSPTPDIERPQAPAENPGIAPAPRIDQPGPETVPQPPAPYVEPSRPEISPIGPSRPEIQQPEPMTHPGMAASPAQPEPVGEKSFFDEI, from the coding sequence ATGAAAATTACCGCCCTCGATATTCGGCAGAAGACGTTTGAAAAGTCCTTTCGGGGCGTGGACAAGGACGAGGTGCAGGCCTTCCTCAGCATGGTGTCGCAGCAGTGGGAGCGCCTGGGCGACGAAAACCGCGAGCTGCGCCTCAAGCTGGACCACGCCCAGCAGGACGTGCAAAAGATGCGCGAAGTAGAATCGTCGCTCTACCGCACCCTCAAAACGGCCGAGGATACCGGCAACTCCATCACTGAGCAGGCCCAGCGCGATGCTGACCTGCGCCGCCGCGAGGCCCAGCTGCTGGCCGAGCAAACCCTCTCGGAAGCCCGCCAGCGCGCCCGCGCCATTGTGGAAGAAGCTTACCAAACGGCCGAAAAGACGGTGACCGACATGCAGAAGGAGGTCACCGGCCTCGGCCAGGAGTGCCAGCGCCTGGAGCAGCAGCTCGATACGCTGGTGCGCGACCTGCACCATCTCGCCTCCGATGCCCTCGAAAAAGTGGAGCGCGCCCGCGCCCGCCCCAAAAATGCCCCGGCGGCCATCCTTTCGCGGGCAGCGAGCGTACAGGTAAAGCGGCTGGCCGACGCGCCGGCGCCCGAACCTAGTCCCGCTCCCGCCATGAACGTTTCCACCGTCCCCGCCCGCTCTTCGGCCGCTGCCGTAGCGCCCCCGCTCGCCGCTGCTTTGGCCCCGGAGCCGGCCAGCCACCCCGCCGCGCCGGCCGCTAGCCCTGCGGCCGCGCCCCAGGGCTACAACCCCAAGCCCGGCCAGCAGCCCGACCCCGGCCAGTCGCCTACCCCCGACATCGAGCGCCCGCAGGCCCCGGCCGAAAACCCCGGCATCGCGCCCGCCCCGCGCATCGACCAGCCCGGCCCCGAAACCGTGCCCCAGCCGCCCGCGCCCTACGTGGAGCCCAGCCGCCCCGAGATTTCGCCCATCGGTCCCAGCCGCCCCGAAATTCAGCAGCCCGAGCCCATGACGCACCCCGGCATGGCCGCTAGCCCGGCCCAGCCCGAGCCGGTAGGAGAGAAGTCGTTTTTTGACGAAATCTAA
- the folB gene encoding dihydroneopterin aldolase: MGQIALEGLEFFAFHGYYDEEQKIGNKYGIDLHLKTDLHAAGASDKLAETVNYEVLYRVTLEEMQRPARLLEHLAHRILDRVMQEFPQVRRAQVSVSKFNPPLGGICHRARVTLVRKRGQGQQQ, translated from the coding sequence ATGGGACAGATTGCACTCGAAGGTTTAGAGTTTTTTGCCTTCCACGGCTACTACGACGAAGAGCAGAAAATCGGCAATAAATACGGCATAGACCTGCACCTCAAAACCGACCTGCACGCCGCCGGCGCCTCCGACAAGCTGGCCGAAACCGTCAACTACGAGGTGCTCTACCGCGTGACGCTCGAAGAGATGCAACGCCCGGCCCGGCTGCTCGAACACCTCGCGCACCGCATCCTCGACCGCGTGATGCAGGAGTTTCCGCAGGTGCGGCGGGCGCAGGTGAGCGTGTCAAAATTCAACCCGCCGCTCGGAGGCATCTGCCATCGGGCACGCGTCACGCTGGTGCGCAAGCGCGGCCAGGGCCAGCAGCAGTAG
- a CDS encoding BlaI/MecI/CopY family transcriptional regulator — translation MPKAPPKPTDSELEILQVLWQHGPATVRTVNEQLSQRREVGYTTTLKIMQLMLEKGLVSRDDEGRSHVYRAAVREHDTQGLLLDKFMAATFGGSALKLVMQALGNRKTSADELAQIRRLLNDIEIQNANPSTPATDDDAPAA, via the coding sequence ATGCCTAAAGCGCCCCCCAAACCTACCGATTCGGAACTGGAGATTTTGCAGGTGCTCTGGCAACACGGCCCGGCTACCGTGCGCACCGTGAACGAGCAGCTAAGCCAGCGCCGTGAGGTAGGCTACACCACTACTCTCAAAATCATGCAGTTGATGCTGGAAAAAGGCCTGGTGAGCCGCGACGATGAAGGCCGCAGCCACGTGTACCGGGCCGCCGTGCGCGAGCACGACACCCAGGGACTGCTGCTCGACAAGTTTATGGCGGCCACCTTCGGCGGCTCGGCCCTGAAGCTGGTGATGCAGGCCCTGGGCAACCGTAAGACCTCGGCCGACGAGCTGGCCCAGATTCGCCGCCTGCTCAATGATATTGAGATTCAGAATGCTAACCCTTCAACCCCTGCTACTGATGACGACGCTCCCGCTGCTTAG